A window of Candidatus Polarisedimenticolia bacterium genomic DNA:
AAATCCACGAACAACTCCAAGCCACGATCGGGTTAACTAGAAACATTTAAGTAAGAGCGTGCAATGAAAGATTATTGCACATTGTTCTTGACATGTGTAGTTAATTAACCAATAATGAGCAGCGAGATTGAGGACCACTCCCCACTCTTCAGATCATCTGAACTAAGACAGGTCATCTGGTCCCCCCCCCAAGCTTAGCCAGACCAACCAAGGAGGTCGGCATGTTTGCTCGCAGCGTTTCTTTCCATCTCAAGCCCGGCGGCACGACGGAATTCATCAAGACCCTGGAGAAGGAGATTCTTCCCGAGCTCCGAAAGCAGAAGGGGTTCCAGGATGAAATCGTGTTCGTCGCTCCGAACGGAACCGATGCGGTCGGTATCAGCCTCTGGGATGTGAAAGAGAATGCGGAGGCGTATGCCCGCGGAAAGTATGCCTCCGTGCTGAAGTCGATGGAGCCCACCGTGGTAGGAGCGCCTGTGGTTCAGTCCTATGAGGTGTGCAATTCGACCTTTCACAAAATCCCCGCTCGTGCCGCCATCTAGAGCCGGCAGGATTTCCGGTGGGGGCGATCCCAGGGAATCGGCCCATAACCCGAGCCATGAGGACCCCGGCTGCCGAGAGCAGGCGGGGTTCTCTTCTTCATTGGAAGGCGAAAGTCCCAGGCTCAGGGGGGAGTGGGCAATGCTGGAAGTCTTCGTCAGCAACGTGAGGACATGCCATGTAGACGAAACCGCCTTCCAACCGGATCTTCATCCGGCACCTCGGGTCGAAGCGGAATCAGATACCGGAAGGCATCGTCATCCCCGAGATGGCGACGGAGAAGCCCATGCAGGCGAAGCTCGTCGCGGTCGACGGGGGAAGCGGCAGGACCGGCCAATCGGTCCCACCTCGAGCGAAGAAGGGGCACAGGGTCCTGATTGGCCAATACGCGGGACAGGAAATGGAGATTGAAGCGATCGACTACTTGATTCTCAAGAAGGATGAGATTCTGGGGATCATCGGCTGAGGTGGGTTCTTGGCCAAAGCGATGATACAGTCGATCACGACCCGGGAGAAGGGATTCGGTTTTGACCACCATCGCTCAGGAGACCGCATGGAACCGGACGTTGGCGCCCTACGCGCGACCGGTCCTTCGACGCAGCCTCTTCCAGTTGCTCAATAGCGCCATTCCTTTCTTTCTCCTGTGGCTTCTCATGTTGAGAAGTCTCGAACACGCCTATTGGATCACCCTGCTTCTCGCCGTCCCGGCTGCTGGCTTCCTGATTCGACTCTTCATCATTCAGCATGACTGCGGGCACGGATCTTTTTTCCGGTCCAGAGCCGCCAATGACACGCTCGGCTTCATCCTGGGAGTCCTGTCCCTTACCCCGTATGGGTACTGGCGCAGGACACACGCCATCCACCACGCGACATCCGGAAACCTGGACCAGCGTGATATCGGAGACGTTACAACCCTGACGGTCTCCGAGTATCTCAGGCTACCTCTGTGGAAGCGGATGCGCTACAGACTATACCGGCATCCCGTCATCCTGCTCGGCATCGGCCCGATCTACCTCTTCGTCATCAGGCACCGGTTTCCGCCCAACCTCACACGAACCGGCCGGCGAGGGTGGGCCAGCGTCATGCTGACGAATCTCGTAATCCTGGCGGTGATCGTCGTGATGTGGCGAGCCGTAGGACTCCAGGCGTTTCTCCAGGTGCAGCTCCCGATTACCATGATTGCCGCCGCCGCCGGTGTCTGGCTTTTCTACATACAGCACCAGTTCGAGGATACGTATTGGGAGAAAAGCGATGCCTGGGGTTTCTACGCCGCCGGGCTTCGGGGGAGCTCCTTTTATGACTTGCCCCGAATCCTTCACTGGTTCACGGGCAACATCGGGGT
This region includes:
- a CDS encoding fatty acid desaturase, coding for MLRSLEHAYWITLLLAVPAAGFLIRLFIIQHDCGHGSFFRSRAANDTLGFILGVLSLTPYGYWRRTHAIHHATSGNLDQRDIGDVTTLTVSEYLRLPLWKRMRYRLYRHPVILLGIGPIYLFVIRHRFPPNLTRTGRRGWASVMLTNLVILAVIVVMWRAVGLQAFLQVQLPITMIAAAAGVWLFYIQHQFEDTYWEKSDAWGFYAAGLRGSSFYDLPRILHWFTGNIGVHHVHHVCSRIPNYRLLECLRENPELRKVTHLTLWQSLNSIRLKLWDEDIGKLVSFRHLHKLRNRSVPLA